In Phragmites australis chromosome 16, lpPhrAust1.1, whole genome shotgun sequence, one DNA window encodes the following:
- the LOC133895095 gene encoding uncharacterized protein LOC133895095 — protein MPLPCGYRCTVTIVRLILDTPWWFPSCNRCSRTCIPNGDGYKCNTCSCTGYRFKYKLCFIANDGTAESEMIAFGEVARRIVGKPVQQVLRASRFANDAPPDIAATVSLKFTFAITLTEHSYYTPQKTYQVTSVITSYGRQHTLPNISCNQPKNPPASQTSQPTFQPHNYPPNVHPSLPDATFSPGVKTSASSSQSAVQKTVTQSMAIDNTPPPSLEHDESPLKRTTPLDATDPLIHPATRKRLFEDATSSKKDTEHQKNSHSETTTDPSDPLPHLASQRSTLQHMTPGTTKSSKSKTTHVPKNNQ, from the exons ATGCCGCTG CCATGTGGATACCGCTGCACTGTTACTATTGTGCGCCTAATCTTAGACACACCATGGTGGTTCCCATCATGTAATAGATGCAGTCGGACCTGTATACCGAATGGCGACGGTTACAAATGCAACACATGCTCCTGCACTGGCTACCGCTTCAA ATACAAGTTATGTTTCATTGCAAATGATGGAACCGCTGAAAGTGAAATGATAGCTTTCGGTGAAGTTGCTCGTCGTATTGTTGGTAAACCTGTCCAGCAGGTCCTTAGAGCATCAAGATTTGCAAATGACGCACCACCTGACATCGCAGCTACAGTCTCCTTAAAGTTCACATTTGCAATTACCTTGACAGAGCATAGCTACTATACCCCACAAAAAACATATCAAGTCACTTCTGTCATCACTTCTTATGGAAGACAGCACACACTTCCAAACATAAGCTGCAACCAGCCCAAGAACCCACCAGCCTCTCAGACATCCCAGCCAACCTTTCAGCCACACAACTATCCTCCCAATGTACATCCCAGTTTACCTGATGCTACTTTCTCACCTGGCGTGAAGACCAGTGCATCTTCTTCACAGTCAGCAGTTCAGAAAACAGTCACGCAAAGCATGGCAATAGACAAT ACTCCCCCTCCTTCACTAGAACATGATGAATCCCCATTGAAGAGAACAACCCCTCT GGATGCCACAGATCCACTTATACATCCAGCTACTCGCAAAAGACTATTTGAAGATGCAACTTCTTCTAAAAAG GACACTGAACACCAAAAAAACAGCCACAGTGAAACAACCACAGACCCATCTGATCCATTGCCTCACCTAGCAAGTCAAAG AAGTACTTTGCAGCACATGACACCTGGCACCAcgaaatcatcaaaatcgaagACCACCCATGTTCCAAAAAACAACCAGTGA